The Plutella xylostella chromosome Z, ilPluXylo3.1, whole genome shotgun sequence region attaaaattgttataaaaaaatctataaataactcaaaataatattatggtcACATAGCAATATATTACGAAATCaattatacaatatacctacctactgttaTATTAGAACCATCCATAATCCTTTTATAGACATAATTAGAAATCACCAAGCATGGCCACATATCAATGGTAAAAATACTcttatacttattaaattatctaATTTGATTACGACATGATTACTCATTAAATATCCTGTATATTATTCTAATCCCATAGCGCCTGCACTTGTCAGGCCGACTCCAAGCAATCGCGTCAAACGGCCAACTTACCGCTCATATGCATGGTTCCCCGCGACGGCCGCACTCCTGGCCAGAAAAGACCAGAGAAGCCAGAACGTTCCTCCCGACTTGCTTCCTCAGATAGTTTCCACTTCCTGGATGAGGCGACGATCAAGAAACACTTCAAGCTCCCGCCCAGGGCTTTGTACCTGGATCCGTTTAGGCGGCCATTGATAACCTTCCCCATAAACGAAGACGATATACCTAACTTCAGCATGGATAGGAAAGCTAAAATCAACCAGATGATCCTGGACGGTTTACTGCCCGCAAGCGCGGCTATCTCGGCTCCTAGTGTGTTTGTAAGTTTTGTTTGTAACTTTCAACTATAGATTAATAAGAATAGAAACATATGGGGACAGGTCACACACGGCCACCTGACCACAAACTAGGAAGAGCCTGTAATAGGGGTAtgggacagctgatatatctacacagatagaaagaaaaacatttcttatacttacttagttatttatattttattaacatccaagacccgCGTAGAaaaatctgtctttaaacagatgactatgtaggtattcccagccgggaatcacacccgggaccttcggcatagcactcagggtcactaaccacgacaccattcggtcgtcaaacattattataataagtacataaagtaAATACGCTATTGTTTTATCAGCCCTACCCAACGAGTTCTGAGCtcaagaagaagaaagaagaTGTTGATGAAGAGTTGGTGTACATTCTACAGCTGCCCGACTGGGAGACCCGCTGCCCCGTACACGGTGACGTCATAAAGACACCTAGGTAACTATCTAATTcaccttaaaataaaatttatccaTAATTCCGATATATTATGCCTTGGAGCTTAGCAAACTTTGGGACTGAAATAttttctaccttttttggcataagatttatttgcctaatctcgtattgcatagtaacgtttggtcaaagtctcgttacgccgaaaatcgtatggcataaatctcgtttagtaaaaagttatttcgcataacattgtttagcctaataatggtatggccaaatcttgaatagcctaataatgctatggcataggtttatacaaagtaataatattcgtttggctttaactttgacggagcgtctccctacatagcgcaaactggtgccttgtattgtttccgctgtttggaaaacgctccgctccgcttcgctgcgctccgctttgatttttatgaacatgtgcacctaacacgctcctcctcgctttgctcgtcgtcgcacctatttttaggtttcaatctcatggggtttgtaataattatattggtggttaactttcgattttttgatcaaacaacatcgtgattttcgggatgtaggagaaaaataccacaatttgtacatttactacatacttaatatattatttattaagataacattaggagaaacaagattatacctatgtatagacgaacataaatttgagcaaacgaaacttaggtgtttaaagattgtgcctaaagagttttagacgaaacgagccttatgccacataagtcttggcaaagtgatggttcggccaaaaaagtttagaccatacgagttatgcgaaatgagttttggtcaataaagattatgcgagatgagcggaacccaggAAAAACATCTGCTTACGCCATCTATTTCATTgtttatgtattaaattcgttagcgccatctagtgttGAATTGCCGTAACGCATTCATCTCGGCTCGGATTATAAGTTTTAAAAGCGCcatctattatttaaattaaacaattggtggttttaatatttattatgttgccagcatttttttattttttttggtacagtgaaactataaagtcctgaaattaatgtttgaggaactaaaattttcaggagcctggcaccattagaaaagaaacataaaagtcataacaattgtttatggcagttggcggttggctgttttttcaattttcttattaattattaggataatctagataaaaacaactatttacgcttgtttgcaattaggaagaagaagaaaaatattcgtagtcaagctagggaagttatttatcgagtttatatacaatgtttagcggaacatgaagctggacacattttgtcgaatttggaggatgtttacgctcgtacagcgtctatgacgggtatgtaacattgtacaaattgtaataattcattttttatcagtaccaacgcttcatttatcgataaacctaggtttagagcccaagtcgaacattgtttacataccgcTGGTTGTAGGTTTGAGCTGGTttaagttgagtcaaaccataacattttgatacttgaagttatattttttgtttacttactaaattctcATTCTGTAACTCTGTTTTTCTTAACTTAGGGtggtttcaaataaacattttttattttattttataggagtATCGGACAGTAAAAGAGGAAAAGAGGGCTCTataatggaatatttctaTCTCCTGGAAGAGACAGAACAGGCCGtctaaaaagagaaattgatgattttactatgtgtgcccttcgtcaacaaatccggatattttatacagttgtaataacgttatctaaataaatatttattggtttcactattagccttcatattaacaccttctagcttgaataatgagttttttttgtggatggtaagttgtttttaaatacagaaatagGGTAGGTAGtcacaggcaaaatttcaagtatcaaagtcagttttgtttcgctatatagggttgctacatgaaagatacaTAGCtgcgccctcatttaatttcaggactttatagtttcactgtaggtGTGTTCTAATGCTAGCACCACACTcttggctattcgtatttATTATTGGATGTTTGCTGTACTtgccaaataaaaaaaatgtaggaAAATAAATTCAGCAATAATTTTGACGAATATACTGAGTACACATGATAGTTTTGGAAAATACGAATAGCCATGTGGAGTGGTATCACAAAGTTTAAGTTAGGGCTAAATGTAAGGTACGGGAACGTAACTTAACGGAATTactgtaaatattaaattttaatgttattttacaGATTTATATGGCATTCTTGTAAGAAAGAAGATAAGGAGAAAAAACTACAGTCGAACATCGGTGGAGGACCTCTGAACAGACCAAAACCTTGGATACTCAGCAGAATAACAGACTTTGACTTACAGTCTCAATGGTAAACTGAAAAATTAAAGAAGATctatgaaaatttaaattgtatgaTCCTTAgtaatgtacttataataaaaactaaagcATTATACTTACGACTTATACCTATGttccgtatttttttttcgcctTACTGCATGCTACTAGGCTGGTAGAGTACTACCAAACAACTTGGTAGGTACGGAAAGAAAGGTAGCGATAGAAAGAAGAAAGCGGTAACACATGGTTAGCACCTCGCCTCGGCACCCATTCCCACTGTTCGCACTACCACCCATAGTTGAcccttagaataataataataatatcgcGATCTGGcagcaatgttttttttaatgctttttaagttttttagacACTGATAACCTTTTGTTGCTTTTGTTGATAAATGGTTGTTAAATTTATGTCAAacactgaggaaaaaaaa contains the following coding sequences:
- the LOC105394747 gene encoding uncharacterized protein LOC105394747 isoform X1 — its product is MATYQCACTCQADSKQSRQTANLPLICMVPRDGRTPGQKRPEKPERSSRLASSDSFHFLDEATIKKHFKLPPRALYLDPFRRPLITFPINEDDIPNFSMDRKAKINQMILDGLLPASAAISAPSVFPYPTSSELKKKKEDVDEELVYILQLPDWETRCPVHGDVIKTPRFIWHSCKKEDKEKKLQSNIGGGPLNRPKPWILSRITDFDLQSQW
- the LOC105394747 gene encoding uncharacterized protein LOC105394747 isoform X2, giving the protein MFVACTCQADSKQSRQTANLPLICMVPRDGRTPGQKRPEKPERSSRLASSDSFHFLDEATIKKHFKLPPRALYLDPFRRPLITFPINEDDIPNFSMDRKAKINQMILDGLLPASAAISAPSVFPYPTSSELKKKKEDVDEELVYILQLPDWETRCPVHGDVIKTPRFIWHSCKKEDKEKKLQSNIGGGPLNRPKPWILSRITDFDLQSQW